A region from the Caloenas nicobarica isolate bCalNic1 chromosome 11, bCalNic1.hap1, whole genome shotgun sequence genome encodes:
- the ACTR8 gene encoding actin-related protein 8 — MTQAEKGEAENGKDKERDREREQRGGKRPIVPAAVPESLQEQIQSNFIVVIHPGSSTLRLGRATDTLPVGIPHVIARRHKQPGQAAYRDSWLLRDGLNKPESTEQRQNGLKMVDQAIWSKKMSNGARRIPVSPDQARSYNRQMRPAILDHSSGAKWTSTSNHPEFLVGEEALYVNPLDSYNIHWPIRRGQLNLHTGPGGSLTAVLADLEVIWSHAIQKYLEIPLKDLKYYRCILLIPDIYNKQHVKELVNMILMKMGFSGIIVHQESVCATFGSGLSSACIVDVGDQKTSICCVEDGVSHRNTRLCLAYGGSDVSRCFYWLMQRAGFPYRDCQLTNKLDCLLLQHLKETFCHLDQDISGLQDHEFQIRHPDSPALLYQFRLGDEKLQAPMALFYPATFGIVGQKMTTLQHRSQGDPEDPHDEHYLLATQSKQEQSSKATADRKSMSKPGTFEGDLRGQASDISERIYPQEVELGSAQSDCMISGNDSEEPLTAHMSRKTAISQFEGKALGLDKAILHSIDCCASDDTKKKMYSSILVVGGGLMFHKAQEFLQHRILNKMPPSFRRVVENVEVITRPKDMDPRLIAWKGGAVLACLDTTQELWIYQREWQRFGVRMLRERAAFVW, encoded by the exons ATGACCCAGGCGGAGAAGGGCGAGGCGGAGAACGGGAAGGACAAGGAGCGCGACCGGGAGCGCGAGCAGCGCGGCGGCAAGCGGCCCATCGTCCCCGCCGCCGTGCCCGAGTCCCTGCAGGAG CAAATCCAGAGCAACTTCATCGTGGTGATCCACCCCGGCTCCAGCACTCTGCGGCTCGGCAGGGCCACGGACACGCTGCCCGTGGGCATCCCCCACGTCATCGCGCGGCGGCACAAGCAGCCGGGACAGGCGGCCTACAGGGACAGCTGGCTCCTCAGGGACGGGCTCAAT aAACCTGAAAGTACTGAGCAGAGACAAAATGGCCTTAAAATGGTGGACCAAGCAATATGGTCCAAAAAGATGTCAAATGGCGCAAGGCGTATACCAGTGTCACCTGATCAG GCCAGGTCATACAACAGACAGATGAGGCCAGCTATTTTAGATCACAGCTCTGGGGCCAAGTGGACAAGCACATCAAATCATCCTGAATTTTTGGTAGGAGAAGAG GCACTGTATGTCAATCCACTAGATTCTTATAATATACACTGGCCTATTAGGAGAGGGCAGCTCAATCTCCACACAGGACCTGGAGGCTCCCTCACTGCAGTATTAGCAGACCTTGAAGTGATATGGTCACATGCAATACAAAAATATCTGGAAATACCACTGAAAGACTTAAAG TACTACAGGTGCATTTTACTAATTCCAGACATCTATAATAAACAGCATGTGAAAGAACTGGTAAATATGATCCTAATGAAGATGGGCTTCTCAG GAATTATTGTACACCAGGAGTCTGTCTGTGCTACTTTTGGAAGTGGTTTAAGCAGCGCGTGTATAGTAGATGTGGGAGACCAGAAGACAAGCATTTGCTGTGTAGAAGATGGCGTTTCCCATCGCAACACCAG GCTGTGTCTTGCATATGGAGGATCTGATGTGTCAAGGTGTTTTTATTGGCTTATGCAACGAGCAGGATTTCCATACAGAGACTGTCAGCTAACTAACAAGTTAGATTGCCTGCTGCTTCAGCACTTAAAGGAGACATTTTGTCACCTAGACCAG GATATTTCTGGATTGCAAGACCATGAGTTCCAGATTCGTCATCCGGATTCTCCAGCTTTATTGTACCAGTTCCGATTAGGAGATGAAAAATTACAG GCTCCAATGGCTCTGTTTTATCCAGCAACTTTTGGAATTGTTGGACAAAAAATGACAACTTTGCAACACAGGTCACAAGGTGACCCTGAGGATCCTCATGATGAACATTATCTGCTAGCCACACAAAGTAAGCAGGAGCAG tcTTCAAAAGCTACAGCTGATAGAAAATCTATGTCGAAGCCTGGTACATTCGAGGGAGACTTGAGAGGCCAAGCCTCAGACATTTCAGAGAGGATCTACCCGCAAGAAGTGGAACTGGGATCTGCCCAGAGTGATTGTATGATATCTGGAAATGATTCTGAGGAGCCTCTAACTGCACACATGTCCAGGAAAACAGCTATTTCTCAGTTCGAAGGCAAAGCCTTAGGCCTTGACAAAGCCATTCTCCATAGTATTGACTGCTGCG CATCTGATGATACAAAAAAGAAGATGTACAGCTCCATCTTAGTAGTGGGAGGAGGCCTTATGTTTCATAAAGCTCAAGAGTTTCTTCAACACCGAATCCTGAACAAAATGCCACCTTCTTTTAGAAGAGTCGTTGAAAATGTTGAAGTCATCACAAGACCTAAG GATATGGATCCTCGCTTAATTGCATGGAAAGGAGGTGCAGTTTTAGCCTGTCTGGATACAACTCAGGAGCTGTGGATATATCAGCGAGAATGGCAGCGGTTTGGTGTCAGAATGTTACGAGAGCGAGCTGCATTTGTATGGTAA
- the SELENOK gene encoding selenoprotein K — MVYISNGQVLDSRSRAPWRLSAITDFFWSIADFVVLFFQSIIQPDLRRRGYTSSSYSGYNDGRGPPANPRRRMGRINHWGGGPSPPPMAGGGUGR, encoded by the exons ATGGTGTACATCTCCAACG GACAAGTGTTGGACAGCCGGAGTCGGGCTCCTTGGCGTTTGTCAGCTATCACAGATTTCTTCTGGTCAATAGCAGATTTTGTGGTTCTGTT tttccAGAGCATAATTCAACCAGATTTGAGAAGAAGAGGCTACACATCTTCCTCCTATTCAGGATACAATGACGGGAGAGG GCCTCCAGCAAACCCTCGCCGAAGGATGGGGCGAATAAATCACTGGGGTGGAGGTCCCAGTCCACCACCAATGGCTGGAGGTGGATGAGGAAGGTAA